A window from Bombus fervidus isolate BK054 chromosome 12, iyBomFerv1, whole genome shotgun sequence encodes these proteins:
- the LOC139992770 gene encoding uncharacterized protein isoform X3 translates to MMLRLVWLLAIVVHNLATQVPVNNPEWSWQAEDAISTSESKNQGAGGTQNKALLDANANIEIIDPPTEQRSVESVVDEILVSSRQGRNIEGFDQLYADPEVKNALQLGNETIARTYIRDKLCSLGLMNCENVEGRRPYYSPHRGIYPQDIIYAQPVTIKPVGRPLPAIPVKRPYSPATRPGPPPSSGFISSGPPPEVIYGVGGAPHPPSFGPSPSLIGSYPAFKKPGLSSFSSKPVYEAGSLNEGFDFESNGQFIDKKQIALRPSIGSDTVQQHVHHHYHHSDGAASATIAGGPTFGANPISQGAASLSYGSSYGNIGTTYDIPNSGVLGGNFQDLDDYKKAFKVKGSSNDANTFGSSSASSYADKYPVYEKPTRDFTYGKAEGYKPGKYFTAGNYVSSNAVHSSSNDYIAAGSTNSFNYGNSNSNDFRNDFSTGYSGDCVCVPYDQCPSEHAGRKDDLFLPIDPRNLNKNIEAEATATAEKNANETSAIVQIAKNGEVDSSAFRISAEEEQPKQAQENVRNKREAASDESIEGRKKSSGEGRQYLSISSSRACGPGYVCCSQRQPSRKPRPGQCGIRYTQGINGRIKTPSYVDGDSEFGEYPWQVAILKKDPTESVYVCGGTLVSPRHILTAAHCVKTYAARDLRVRLGEWDVNHDVEFYPYIERDVANVHVHPEFYAGTLYNDIAILRIDHDVDFQKNPHISPACLPDKRDDFTRSRCWTTGWGKDAFGDFGKYQNILKEVDVPVVSNPVCEQQMRRTRLGPSFNLHSGFICAGGEEGKDACKGDGGGPMVCERNGRWQLAGIVSWGIGCGQPGVPGVYARVSYYLDWIQQIINRY, encoded by the exons ATGATGCTGCGACTCGTTTGGTTACTCGCGATAGTGGTGCATAATCTTGCAACGCAAGTACCAGTGAACAACCCTGAATGGTCATGGCAAGCGGAAGACGCGATATCGACCAGTGAATCCAAAAATCAAGGCGCAGGAGGCACTCAAAATAAAGCTCTCTTAGATGCAAACGCGAATATAGAAATCATCGATCCACCTACCGAGCAGCGATCG GTGGAATCGGTGGTCGATGAAATTCTTGTCTCTAGTCGACAGGGTCGTAATATCGAAGGTTTCGATCAACTGTACGCAGACCCAGAGGTGAAGAACGCCCTCCAATTGGGAAATGAGACGATTGCTCGGACGTACATCAGGGACAAGTTGTGTTCTCTCGGATTAATGAAC TGTGAAAACGTTGAGGGACGTCGCCCGTATTATTCCCCTCATCGCGGAATATATCCTCAAGATATAATCTACGCTCAACCCGTGACCATCAAACCCGTTGGAAGACCTCTACCAGCCATTCCAGTAAAACGACCGTACAGTCCAGCAACGAGACCAGGACCACCACCATCATCCGGTTTCATTTCCTCTGGACCGCCACCGGAAGTGATCTACGGAGTCGGCGGGGCTCCACATCCCCCATCGTTCGGACCTTCACCCAGTCTAATTGGTTCTTATCCTGCGTTCAAGAAGCCCGGCCTTTCGTCATTCTCCTCGAAACCGGTCTACGAAGCGGGATCTCTAAACGAAGGTTTCGACTTCGAGAGCAACGGTCAGTTCATCGACAAGAAGCAAATAGCGTTGAGACCATCTATCGGTTCCGACACGGTTCAACAACACGTCCACCATCATTACCACCACTCTGATGGCGCCGCTAGCGCGACAATAGCTGGTGGACCAACATTTGGCGCGAATCCGATTAGCCAAGGTGCCGCATCTCTCAGTTACGGGTCCAGTTATGGAAATATAGGAACAACTTACGATATTCCTAACTCTGGAGTTCTTGGTGGTAATTTCCAAGATCTGGATGACTATAAAAAGGCATTCAAAGTGAAAGGATCGAGTAACGATGCAAATACATTCGGTTCTTCGTCGGCGAGTAGCTACGCGGACAAGTATCCCGTCTATGAGAAACCAACGCGAGACTTCACCTACGGTAAAGCAGAAGGCTACAAACCTGGCAAATACTTCACTGCGGGCAATTACGTTTCTTCCAACGCCGTTCATTCCTCCTCTAACGATTATATCGCTGCTGGATCAACCAACAGCTTCAATTATGGAAATAGTAACAGTAATGACTTTAGAAATGACTTCTCCACGGGATATTCTGGAGATTGCGTTTGTGTTCCGTACGACCAATGTCCGAGCGAGCACGCAGGACGTAAGGACGACTTGTTCCTACCCATTGATCCCCGTAATTTGAACAAGAATATCGAAGCCGAGGCGACAGCAACGGCGGAAAAGAACGCAAACGAAACATCTGCGATCGTGCAAATAGCGAAGAATGGTGAAGTCGATTCGAGTGCTTTCCGAATTTCTGCCGAAGAGGAACAACCAAAGCAGGCGCAAGAGAACGTAAGGAACAAGAGGGAGGCAGCTAGCGACGAAAGCATCGAAGGCAGAAAGAAGTCGAGCGGAGAAGGG AGACAATATCTAAGCATCAGTTCCTCTCGAGCTTGCGGCCCTGGCTACGTTTGTTGTTCACAAAGACAACCGTCAAGGAAGCCACGACCAGGTCAATGTGGAATCAGATATACTCAAGGAATAAATGGAAGAATCAAGACACCCTCTTACGTCGATGGTGACTCTGAATTCG GTGAATATCCTTGGCAAGTGGCAATACTAAAAAAAGATCCAACGGAAAGCGTGTACGTATGTGGTGGTACTCTCGTTTCTCCTCGACACATTCTCACAGCAGCGCATTGCGTAAAAACCTATGCAGCACGAGATCTTCGCGTTCGACTAGGAGAATGGGACGTGAACCACGACGTTGAATTTTATCCTTACATAGAACGTGATGTTGCCAATGTCCACGTACATCCCGAATTCTATGCTGGTACTCTTTACAATGACATCGCGATACTAAGGATCGATCACGATGTAGATTTTCAGAAGAATCCACACATTAGTCCTGCTTGTTTGCCGGACAAACGTGACGATTTCACCAGAAGCAG GTGCTGGACAACCGGTTGGGGCAAAGACGCTTTTGGCGATTTCGGAAAATACCAAAACATCTTGAAAGAAGTCGACGTGCCTGTGGTGAGCAACCCGGTCTGCGAACAGCAAATGCGACGAACGAGATTAGGCCCAAGTTTTAACTTGCATTCCGGATTTATTTGCGCTGGtggagaagaaggaaaagatgCTTGCAAAGGTGATGGTGGTGGACCAATGGTTTGCGAACGAAATGGTCGTTGGCAATTGGCAGGGATCGTGTCGTGGGGAATTGGCTGTGGACAACCTGGCGTTCCTGGAGTATATGCTCGGGTTTCCTATTATCTCGATTGGATTCAACAAATTATCAATCGTTATTAA
- the LOC139992770 gene encoding uncharacterized protein isoform X2, translating to MMLRLVWLLAIVVHNLATQVPVNNPEWSWQAEDAISTSESKNQGAGGTQNKALLDANANIEIIDPPTEQRSGRNIEGFDQLYADPEVKNALQLGNETIARTYIRDKLCSLGLMNCENVEGRRPYYSPHRGIYPQDIIYAQPVTIKPVGRPLPAIPVKRPYSPATRPGPPPSSGFISSGPPPEVIYGVGGAPHPPSFGPSPSLIGSYPAFKKPGLSSFSSKPVYEAGSLNEGFDFESNGQFIDKKQIALRPSIGSDTVQQHVHHHYHHSDGAASATIAGGPTFGANPISQGAASLSYGSSYGNIGTTYDIPNSGVLGGNFQDLDDYKKAFKVKGSSNDANTFGSSSASSYADKYPVYEKPTRDFTYGKAEGYKPGKYFTAGNYVSSNAVHSSSNDYIAAGSTNSFNYGNSNSNDFRNDFSTGYSGDCVCVPYDQCPSEHAGRKDDLFLPIDPRNLNKNIEAEATATAEKNANETSAIVQIAKNGEVDSSAFRISAEEEQPKQAQENVRNKREAASDESIEGRKKSSGEGRIDASDLDSSKLNLKPTWGISFGLPQTGGSYPINPYGGNVLVNPYAGYGSADQGINLGLVSVNPLLAVQFTKDEYGEKVVKPFVNFHVTPNRNIVQKLGHLLDHKKQTLFENYGPNYAPHYYPSKPIVLHEKPYYVKPHYPSHHYAGHHEPHYSHEYSDYYRDGDDDYDYDYDDYYRSNARSNGKTDAVDANGRTVPKERTAGKVSFPNRRKRDVESTRDFQLSEDITERQYLSISSSRACGPGYVCCSQRQPSRKPRPGQCGIRYTQGINGRIKTPSYVDGDSEFGEYPWQVAILKKDPTESVYVCGGTLVSPRHILTAAHCVKTYAARDLRVRLGEWDVNHDVEFYPYIERDVANVHVHPEFYAGTLYNDIAILRIDHDVDFQKNPHISPACLPDKRDDFTRSRCWTTGWGKDAFGDFGKYQNILKEVDVPVVSNPVCEQQMRRTRLGPSFNLHSGFICAGGEEGKDACKGDGGGPMVCERNGRWQLAGIVSWGIGCGQPGVPGVYARVSYYLDWIQQIINRY from the exons ATGATGCTGCGACTCGTTTGGTTACTCGCGATAGTGGTGCATAATCTTGCAACGCAAGTACCAGTGAACAACCCTGAATGGTCATGGCAAGCGGAAGACGCGATATCGACCAGTGAATCCAAAAATCAAGGCGCAGGAGGCACTCAAAATAAAGCTCTCTTAGATGCAAACGCGAATATAGAAATCATCGATCCACCTACCGAGCAGCGATCG GGTCGTAATATCGAAGGTTTCGATCAACTGTACGCAGACCCAGAGGTGAAGAACGCCCTCCAATTGGGAAATGAGACGATTGCTCGGACGTACATCAGGGACAAGTTGTGTTCTCTCGGATTAATGAAC TGTGAAAACGTTGAGGGACGTCGCCCGTATTATTCCCCTCATCGCGGAATATATCCTCAAGATATAATCTACGCTCAACCCGTGACCATCAAACCCGTTGGAAGACCTCTACCAGCCATTCCAGTAAAACGACCGTACAGTCCAGCAACGAGACCAGGACCACCACCATCATCCGGTTTCATTTCCTCTGGACCGCCACCGGAAGTGATCTACGGAGTCGGCGGGGCTCCACATCCCCCATCGTTCGGACCTTCACCCAGTCTAATTGGTTCTTATCCTGCGTTCAAGAAGCCCGGCCTTTCGTCATTCTCCTCGAAACCGGTCTACGAAGCGGGATCTCTAAACGAAGGTTTCGACTTCGAGAGCAACGGTCAGTTCATCGACAAGAAGCAAATAGCGTTGAGACCATCTATCGGTTCCGACACGGTTCAACAACACGTCCACCATCATTACCACCACTCTGATGGCGCCGCTAGCGCGACAATAGCTGGTGGACCAACATTTGGCGCGAATCCGATTAGCCAAGGTGCCGCATCTCTCAGTTACGGGTCCAGTTATGGAAATATAGGAACAACTTACGATATTCCTAACTCTGGAGTTCTTGGTGGTAATTTCCAAGATCTGGATGACTATAAAAAGGCATTCAAAGTGAAAGGATCGAGTAACGATGCAAATACATTCGGTTCTTCGTCGGCGAGTAGCTACGCGGACAAGTATCCCGTCTATGAGAAACCAACGCGAGACTTCACCTACGGTAAAGCAGAAGGCTACAAACCTGGCAAATACTTCACTGCGGGCAATTACGTTTCTTCCAACGCCGTTCATTCCTCCTCTAACGATTATATCGCTGCTGGATCAACCAACAGCTTCAATTATGGAAATAGTAACAGTAATGACTTTAGAAATGACTTCTCCACGGGATATTCTGGAGATTGCGTTTGTGTTCCGTACGACCAATGTCCGAGCGAGCACGCAGGACGTAAGGACGACTTGTTCCTACCCATTGATCCCCGTAATTTGAACAAGAATATCGAAGCCGAGGCGACAGCAACGGCGGAAAAGAACGCAAACGAAACATCTGCGATCGTGCAAATAGCGAAGAATGGTGAAGTCGATTCGAGTGCTTTCCGAATTTCTGCCGAAGAGGAACAACCAAAGCAGGCGCAAGAGAACGTAAGGAACAAGAGGGAGGCAGCTAGCGACGAAAGCATCGAAGGCAGAAAGAAGTCGAGCGGAGAAGGG AGAATCGATGCTAGCGATCTGGACTCTTCGAAATTAAACCTCAAGCCGACCTGGGGGATCAGTTTCGGTCTGCCGCAAACCGGTGGCTCGTACCCGATCAATCCTTACGGTGGTAATGTCCTGGTAAATCCGTACGCAGGGTACGGTTCCGCCGATCAAGGCATAAATTTAGGCCTGGTTTCCGTGAATCCTCTGCTAGCTGTACAATTCACCAAAGACGAGTACGGCGAGAAAGTGGTAAAACCGTTTGTAAATTTTCACGTAACGCCTAATCGAAATATCGTGCAGAAACTCGGTCATCTGCTCGATCACAAGAAGCAAACGCTGTTCGAAAATTACGGGCCCAACTATGCGCCGCATTACTATCCTTCCAAGCCTATCGTGCTTCACGAGAAACCGTATTACGTAAAACCTCACTATCCTTCCCATCATTACGCGGGTCACCATGAACCTCACTATAGCCACGAATATTCCGATTACTATCGAGACGGCGATGACGATTACGATTATGATTACGACGACTATTATCGTAGTAACGCGCGTAGCAATGGTAAAACGGACGCTGTTGATGCGAATGGACGAACGGTTCCGAAAGAAAGAACCGCTGGGAAAGTTTCCTTTCCGAACAGAAGAAAGCGTGACGTAGAATCAACGCGCGATTTCCAATTATCAGAAGATATAACGGAG AGACAATATCTAAGCATCAGTTCCTCTCGAGCTTGCGGCCCTGGCTACGTTTGTTGTTCACAAAGACAACCGTCAAGGAAGCCACGACCAGGTCAATGTGGAATCAGATATACTCAAGGAATAAATGGAAGAATCAAGACACCCTCTTACGTCGATGGTGACTCTGAATTCG GTGAATATCCTTGGCAAGTGGCAATACTAAAAAAAGATCCAACGGAAAGCGTGTACGTATGTGGTGGTACTCTCGTTTCTCCTCGACACATTCTCACAGCAGCGCATTGCGTAAAAACCTATGCAGCACGAGATCTTCGCGTTCGACTAGGAGAATGGGACGTGAACCACGACGTTGAATTTTATCCTTACATAGAACGTGATGTTGCCAATGTCCACGTACATCCCGAATTCTATGCTGGTACTCTTTACAATGACATCGCGATACTAAGGATCGATCACGATGTAGATTTTCAGAAGAATCCACACATTAGTCCTGCTTGTTTGCCGGACAAACGTGACGATTTCACCAGAAGCAG GTGCTGGACAACCGGTTGGGGCAAAGACGCTTTTGGCGATTTCGGAAAATACCAAAACATCTTGAAAGAAGTCGACGTGCCTGTGGTGAGCAACCCGGTCTGCGAACAGCAAATGCGACGAACGAGATTAGGCCCAAGTTTTAACTTGCATTCCGGATTTATTTGCGCTGGtggagaagaaggaaaagatgCTTGCAAAGGTGATGGTGGTGGACCAATGGTTTGCGAACGAAATGGTCGTTGGCAATTGGCAGGGATCGTGTCGTGGGGAATTGGCTGTGGACAACCTGGCGTTCCTGGAGTATATGCTCGGGTTTCCTATTATCTCGATTGGATTCAACAAATTATCAATCGTTATTAA
- the Mrps34 gene encoding mitochondrial ribosomal protein S34, which produces MVIKYIGRTHTFKGKPLWEILGNLKNHGVGRIVIRSAQQRYPEASYMRILKVVGLPDTSKHIHDPRKVMVLVEKVFRGQKSPTLVQMDGATYKPDYVLIPKDQEAKYINETKVQELRLMPQTTDFPPLLKKMLIEKEGNPDLKLKIIYSTLGIKSYRVAEENETPTVEIKVGLGNPVSPSLYDNIKQKDAS; this is translated from the exons ATggtgataaaatatattggtCGGACACATACCTTTAAGGGCAAACCACTATGGGAGATATTAGGAAACTTGAAGAACCATGGCGTAGGTCGAATCGTAATACGAAGTGCTCAACAAAGATATCCTGAAGCATCTTACATGAGGATACTGAAAGTTGTTGGATTACCAGATACTTCAaaacatatacat GATCCACGGAAAGTGATGGTATTGGTGGAAAAAGTTTTCAGAGGTCAAAAATCTCCTACGCTAGTACAAATGGATGGAGCAACCTATAAACCAGATTATGTGTTGATTCCCAAGGATCAAGaggcaaaatatataaatgaaactaAAGTACAGGAGCTAAGACTCATGCCACAAACAACTGACTTTCCCCCTCTTTTGAAAAAGATGTTAATAGAGAAGGAAGGAAATCCTGAtttaaaactaaaaattatatatagtacTTTAGGCATTAAAAGTTATAGAGTTGctgaagaaaatgaaactcCTACGGTTGAAATAAAAGTAGGATTAGGAAACCCAGTAAGTCCTAGTTTATACGACAATATTAAGCAGAAGGATGCATCGTGA
- the LOC139992770 gene encoding uncharacterized protein isoform X1, whose translation MMLRLVWLLAIVVHNLATQVPVNNPEWSWQAEDAISTSESKNQGAGGTQNKALLDANANIEIIDPPTEQRSVESVVDEILVSSRQGRNIEGFDQLYADPEVKNALQLGNETIARTYIRDKLCSLGLMNCENVEGRRPYYSPHRGIYPQDIIYAQPVTIKPVGRPLPAIPVKRPYSPATRPGPPPSSGFISSGPPPEVIYGVGGAPHPPSFGPSPSLIGSYPAFKKPGLSSFSSKPVYEAGSLNEGFDFESNGQFIDKKQIALRPSIGSDTVQQHVHHHYHHSDGAASATIAGGPTFGANPISQGAASLSYGSSYGNIGTTYDIPNSGVLGGNFQDLDDYKKAFKVKGSSNDANTFGSSSASSYADKYPVYEKPTRDFTYGKAEGYKPGKYFTAGNYVSSNAVHSSSNDYIAAGSTNSFNYGNSNSNDFRNDFSTGYSGDCVCVPYDQCPSEHAGRKDDLFLPIDPRNLNKNIEAEATATAEKNANETSAIVQIAKNGEVDSSAFRISAEEEQPKQAQENVRNKREAASDESIEGRKKSSGEGRIDASDLDSSKLNLKPTWGISFGLPQTGGSYPINPYGGNVLVNPYAGYGSADQGINLGLVSVNPLLAVQFTKDEYGEKVVKPFVNFHVTPNRNIVQKLGHLLDHKKQTLFENYGPNYAPHYYPSKPIVLHEKPYYVKPHYPSHHYAGHHEPHYSHEYSDYYRDGDDDYDYDYDDYYRSNARSNGKTDAVDANGRTVPKERTAGKVSFPNRRKRDVESTRDFQLSEDITERQYLSISSSRACGPGYVCCSQRQPSRKPRPGQCGIRYTQGINGRIKTPSYVDGDSEFGEYPWQVAILKKDPTESVYVCGGTLVSPRHILTAAHCVKTYAARDLRVRLGEWDVNHDVEFYPYIERDVANVHVHPEFYAGTLYNDIAILRIDHDVDFQKNPHISPACLPDKRDDFTRSRCWTTGWGKDAFGDFGKYQNILKEVDVPVVSNPVCEQQMRRTRLGPSFNLHSGFICAGGEEGKDACKGDGGGPMVCERNGRWQLAGIVSWGIGCGQPGVPGVYARVSYYLDWIQQIINRY comes from the exons ATGATGCTGCGACTCGTTTGGTTACTCGCGATAGTGGTGCATAATCTTGCAACGCAAGTACCAGTGAACAACCCTGAATGGTCATGGCAAGCGGAAGACGCGATATCGACCAGTGAATCCAAAAATCAAGGCGCAGGAGGCACTCAAAATAAAGCTCTCTTAGATGCAAACGCGAATATAGAAATCATCGATCCACCTACCGAGCAGCGATCG GTGGAATCGGTGGTCGATGAAATTCTTGTCTCTAGTCGACAGGGTCGTAATATCGAAGGTTTCGATCAACTGTACGCAGACCCAGAGGTGAAGAACGCCCTCCAATTGGGAAATGAGACGATTGCTCGGACGTACATCAGGGACAAGTTGTGTTCTCTCGGATTAATGAAC TGTGAAAACGTTGAGGGACGTCGCCCGTATTATTCCCCTCATCGCGGAATATATCCTCAAGATATAATCTACGCTCAACCCGTGACCATCAAACCCGTTGGAAGACCTCTACCAGCCATTCCAGTAAAACGACCGTACAGTCCAGCAACGAGACCAGGACCACCACCATCATCCGGTTTCATTTCCTCTGGACCGCCACCGGAAGTGATCTACGGAGTCGGCGGGGCTCCACATCCCCCATCGTTCGGACCTTCACCCAGTCTAATTGGTTCTTATCCTGCGTTCAAGAAGCCCGGCCTTTCGTCATTCTCCTCGAAACCGGTCTACGAAGCGGGATCTCTAAACGAAGGTTTCGACTTCGAGAGCAACGGTCAGTTCATCGACAAGAAGCAAATAGCGTTGAGACCATCTATCGGTTCCGACACGGTTCAACAACACGTCCACCATCATTACCACCACTCTGATGGCGCCGCTAGCGCGACAATAGCTGGTGGACCAACATTTGGCGCGAATCCGATTAGCCAAGGTGCCGCATCTCTCAGTTACGGGTCCAGTTATGGAAATATAGGAACAACTTACGATATTCCTAACTCTGGAGTTCTTGGTGGTAATTTCCAAGATCTGGATGACTATAAAAAGGCATTCAAAGTGAAAGGATCGAGTAACGATGCAAATACATTCGGTTCTTCGTCGGCGAGTAGCTACGCGGACAAGTATCCCGTCTATGAGAAACCAACGCGAGACTTCACCTACGGTAAAGCAGAAGGCTACAAACCTGGCAAATACTTCACTGCGGGCAATTACGTTTCTTCCAACGCCGTTCATTCCTCCTCTAACGATTATATCGCTGCTGGATCAACCAACAGCTTCAATTATGGAAATAGTAACAGTAATGACTTTAGAAATGACTTCTCCACGGGATATTCTGGAGATTGCGTTTGTGTTCCGTACGACCAATGTCCGAGCGAGCACGCAGGACGTAAGGACGACTTGTTCCTACCCATTGATCCCCGTAATTTGAACAAGAATATCGAAGCCGAGGCGACAGCAACGGCGGAAAAGAACGCAAACGAAACATCTGCGATCGTGCAAATAGCGAAGAATGGTGAAGTCGATTCGAGTGCTTTCCGAATTTCTGCCGAAGAGGAACAACCAAAGCAGGCGCAAGAGAACGTAAGGAACAAGAGGGAGGCAGCTAGCGACGAAAGCATCGAAGGCAGAAAGAAGTCGAGCGGAGAAGGG AGAATCGATGCTAGCGATCTGGACTCTTCGAAATTAAACCTCAAGCCGACCTGGGGGATCAGTTTCGGTCTGCCGCAAACCGGTGGCTCGTACCCGATCAATCCTTACGGTGGTAATGTCCTGGTAAATCCGTACGCAGGGTACGGTTCCGCCGATCAAGGCATAAATTTAGGCCTGGTTTCCGTGAATCCTCTGCTAGCTGTACAATTCACCAAAGACGAGTACGGCGAGAAAGTGGTAAAACCGTTTGTAAATTTTCACGTAACGCCTAATCGAAATATCGTGCAGAAACTCGGTCATCTGCTCGATCACAAGAAGCAAACGCTGTTCGAAAATTACGGGCCCAACTATGCGCCGCATTACTATCCTTCCAAGCCTATCGTGCTTCACGAGAAACCGTATTACGTAAAACCTCACTATCCTTCCCATCATTACGCGGGTCACCATGAACCTCACTATAGCCACGAATATTCCGATTACTATCGAGACGGCGATGACGATTACGATTATGATTACGACGACTATTATCGTAGTAACGCGCGTAGCAATGGTAAAACGGACGCTGTTGATGCGAATGGACGAACGGTTCCGAAAGAAAGAACCGCTGGGAAAGTTTCCTTTCCGAACAGAAGAAAGCGTGACGTAGAATCAACGCGCGATTTCCAATTATCAGAAGATATAACGGAG AGACAATATCTAAGCATCAGTTCCTCTCGAGCTTGCGGCCCTGGCTACGTTTGTTGTTCACAAAGACAACCGTCAAGGAAGCCACGACCAGGTCAATGTGGAATCAGATATACTCAAGGAATAAATGGAAGAATCAAGACACCCTCTTACGTCGATGGTGACTCTGAATTCG GTGAATATCCTTGGCAAGTGGCAATACTAAAAAAAGATCCAACGGAAAGCGTGTACGTATGTGGTGGTACTCTCGTTTCTCCTCGACACATTCTCACAGCAGCGCATTGCGTAAAAACCTATGCAGCACGAGATCTTCGCGTTCGACTAGGAGAATGGGACGTGAACCACGACGTTGAATTTTATCCTTACATAGAACGTGATGTTGCCAATGTCCACGTACATCCCGAATTCTATGCTGGTACTCTTTACAATGACATCGCGATACTAAGGATCGATCACGATGTAGATTTTCAGAAGAATCCACACATTAGTCCTGCTTGTTTGCCGGACAAACGTGACGATTTCACCAGAAGCAG GTGCTGGACAACCGGTTGGGGCAAAGACGCTTTTGGCGATTTCGGAAAATACCAAAACATCTTGAAAGAAGTCGACGTGCCTGTGGTGAGCAACCCGGTCTGCGAACAGCAAATGCGACGAACGAGATTAGGCCCAAGTTTTAACTTGCATTCCGGATTTATTTGCGCTGGtggagaagaaggaaaagatgCTTGCAAAGGTGATGGTGGTGGACCAATGGTTTGCGAACGAAATGGTCGTTGGCAATTGGCAGGGATCGTGTCGTGGGGAATTGGCTGTGGACAACCTGGCGTTCCTGGAGTATATGCTCGGGTTTCCTATTATCTCGATTGGATTCAACAAATTATCAATCGTTATTAA
- the LOC139992894 gene encoding uncharacterized protein yields MYKFVALFALFACALAAPAPEPAPGFLAAPAIHPAPLVAAAPLAVAHTVPVATSYANTYKVSVKSPVVAASPYYAAPVATAAVVKTAAPIVAAAPAATVLAHAPVVAAY; encoded by the coding sequence ATGTACAAATTCGTCGCTCTTTTCGCTCTCTTCGCCTGTGCCTTGGCCGCTCCAGCACCGGAACCTGCACCAGGTTTCCTGGCTGCACCGGCGATTCATCCTGCGCCGCTCGTCGCCGCCGCACCACTCGCTGTCGCCCACACAGTGCCCGTCGCCACCAGCTACGCCAACACCTACAAAGTCTCCGTCAAGAGCCCGGTAGTCGCCGCATCTCCTTACTACGCTGCTCCCGTGGCCACCGCCGCCGTCGTCAAGACCGCCGCACCCATCGTCGCTGCTGCACCAGCCGCAACCGTCCTCGCTCACGCTCCGGTCGTCGCCGCATACTGA
- the LOC139992771 gene encoding uncharacterized protein, with the protein MFKFIILAVAVAAANAAPTSPSTAKQETSADSIPLPTPTPAPAPALAPALASSPSALAAARSPASAKALTTITEIKTPASTTKLSHLVAPLATSVAAAPILSPLQVSAYAYALPALAPLELAAAPSTYSIEQHGYRIIY; encoded by the exons ATGTTTAAATTC ATTATTCTAGCTGTCGCGGTCGCCGCGGCTAACGCCGCTCCAACATCTCCATCGACAGCCAAACAGGAAACTTCCGCCGACTCTATCCCCCTACCAACCCCTACACCGGCTCCAGCACCGGCTCTAGCACCGGCTCTAGCTTCGTCACCTTCGGCATTGGCTGCGGCAAGATCTCCCGCATCTGCAAAGGCTCTCACTACGATAACCGAGATAAAAACACCAGCCTCGACGACGAAACTATCGCATCTGGTAGCACCTCTAGCGACCTCCGTAGCTGCGGCCCCCATTCTCTCGCCTCTACAG GTGTCTGCGTACGCTTACGCGTTGCCAGCACTGGCGCCGCTCGAACTAGCAGCAGCACCTTCCACTTACTCGATCGAACAGCACGGATATCGCATTATCTACTGA